One segment of Natranaeroarchaeum aerophilus DNA contains the following:
- a CDS encoding DUF7511 domain-containing protein, producing MRSNTSTTRLHTSFRNMIFTGERVSDRGELSAIIIDNLSSTNECILYPSDATDEELETMWILAKEGDYSPLAQNQ from the coding sequence ATGCGTTCAAACACATCCACCACCAGACTACACACTTCCTTCCGAAATATGATTTTCACTGGTGAAAGAGTATCTGACCGTGGTGAACTAAGTGCGATTATAATAGATAATCTAAGCTCGACCAACGAGTGCATACTTTATCCATCGGATGCTACCGACGAAGAGCTCGAAACGATGTGGATTCTTGCCAAAGAGGGTGATTACTCGCCTTTGGCGCAGAATCAATAA
- a CDS encoding PAS domain S-box protein, translated as MPRQQIHILHVDDEPRLADLTKTLLEREDNRFSVETATSADKGLQLLAESEIDCIVSDYEMPGMNGIEFLKSVTEDYPNLPFILYTGKGSEEVASDAISAGVTDYLQKKSGTDNYALLTNRIVNAVNSRRREQKIQILQTFENELTELAIDFLRTKERDIDTLIDGTLEKIGTLVDADRTYVFDIHHEDETISNTYEWCAGGVDPQIHMLQDIPQDAVPWWIQKLENFENITVPNVSKLPPEAEAEQEILEEQNIKSLIVTPMISNDELVGFIGFDWVQEQEAWSDEFINILRMVGELIMTARKRKEREQELETLKSQYETLAENFPGGAVFLIDTNLKYVRAGGEELSNVDLSPDDIEGAKPHDLFPDELSDELCHYYKEALDGNANTFEQVYGSDRYRIQTVPVRTDGVEIDHVIAVSQNVTECVEDKQNLQALFESSPDMIDIHTNEGTIVDVNQQFCEAFNQPKDELVGQKVWEIDQNVDPEELQAAWDEMDVGDRTKIETEFETTDGTLFPVEVHLTRLPVEDGSRFMVVSRDITERKQRMEEIETLKERLELAIEGANLGVWDWDMRTDEVEFNDQWAEMLGYTLEELEPHLRTWETRVHPEDIDEVRAALDTHIQQNTDYYDTEHRMRTADGEWKWIRDLGKIVDRDEDGEPIRAVGIHLDIDESKQYQQELEQKTEELEELTTRLEEQYLTLFEEAPVMAVVTRTENGRPIIEDCNNQFAETLGFETEALIGTDLTEYYTPASREALIEDGGYERSLKDEFTRESRELVAADGEIVETVLRAVPRKDPAGAVVGTMAMYLDITEREEVKRANERLEEFASIVSHDLRNPLNVASGHLELAREDCESPDLEAVEQAHDRMDSLIEDLLTLAREGDGATNTKAVDLKAVVAECWETVETAEASLSVETDQTIVADERRLKQLFENLIRNAVEHGGSAVTVTVGGLEDGFYIEDNGPGIPEDDDETVFEVGYSTNSEGTGFGLSIVQQIVEAHDWNIRVTTRSGGGARFEIAGVEFITE; from the coding sequence ATGCCTCGTCAGCAGATCCATATTCTCCACGTTGACGATGAACCGAGACTCGCAGATTTGACCAAGACGTTACTCGAACGCGAGGATAACCGGTTTTCTGTCGAGACTGCAACCAGTGCTGACAAAGGGTTACAACTCTTGGCCGAGTCCGAGATAGATTGTATCGTGTCCGACTATGAGATGCCGGGAATGAACGGCATCGAGTTCCTCAAAAGCGTCACCGAGGATTATCCCAACCTACCATTCATCTTGTATACCGGCAAGGGATCCGAAGAAGTAGCCAGTGATGCTATCAGTGCGGGAGTTACTGATTATCTCCAGAAAAAGAGCGGTACCGATAACTACGCCCTTTTAACAAATCGAATAGTCAACGCGGTCAATAGCCGACGGCGCGAGCAAAAAATACAAATCCTACAAACATTCGAAAACGAACTCACAGAACTTGCCATAGATTTTCTTCGAACCAAAGAGCGTGACATTGATACTCTCATTGACGGTACACTGGAGAAAATTGGAACGCTTGTCGATGCGGATCGGACCTACGTTTTTGATATACACCATGAGGATGAAACGATCAGCAATACGTATGAATGGTGTGCAGGGGGTGTCGATCCACAGATCCACATGCTCCAAGACATTCCGCAGGATGCCGTTCCCTGGTGGATACAGAAGTTGGAGAATTTTGAGAATATAACCGTTCCGAACGTTTCCAAACTACCGCCAGAAGCTGAAGCCGAACAAGAGATCCTGGAAGAGCAAAATATCAAGTCATTAATTGTCACTCCAATGATTTCGAACGACGAACTTGTCGGTTTCATCGGATTTGACTGGGTTCAGGAGCAAGAAGCATGGTCGGATGAGTTCATCAACATCCTGCGGATGGTCGGCGAACTCATAATGACTGCGCGCAAACGTAAAGAGCGCGAGCAGGAGTTAGAGACGCTGAAAAGCCAGTACGAGACACTGGCTGAGAACTTCCCCGGTGGTGCGGTATTCCTCATCGACACGAATCTAAAATACGTACGCGCCGGTGGCGAAGAACTGAGCAACGTAGACCTGTCTCCCGATGATATCGAGGGCGCGAAACCGCACGACCTGTTTCCCGATGAACTCAGCGATGAACTTTGCCACTACTACAAGGAAGCGCTGGATGGTAACGCCAACACGTTCGAACAGGTATACGGGAGCGATCGATACCGGATTCAAACGGTTCCCGTTCGGACTGACGGTGTGGAAATCGACCATGTGATTGCAGTCTCACAGAACGTCACTGAGTGCGTAGAGGACAAACAGAATCTCCAAGCCCTGTTCGAGAGCTCTCCTGATATGATCGATATTCATACTAATGAGGGGACTATCGTCGATGTGAACCAGCAGTTCTGCGAGGCGTTCAACCAGCCAAAGGACGAACTCGTCGGGCAGAAAGTTTGGGAGATTGATCAGAATGTCGATCCAGAAGAATTGCAGGCCGCTTGGGATGAAATGGACGTTGGAGACCGGACAAAAATCGAAACGGAATTCGAGACCACTGACGGTACACTGTTTCCTGTCGAAGTTCATCTCACTCGGCTCCCTGTGGAAGATGGTAGCCGGTTTATGGTCGTCTCGCGGGACATTACTGAACGAAAGCAGCGGATGGAAGAAATCGAGACGCTCAAGGAACGTCTCGAACTCGCAATCGAAGGAGCGAATCTCGGCGTGTGGGATTGGGATATGAGGACCGATGAAGTAGAGTTCAACGACCAGTGGGCCGAGATGCTCGGCTACACGCTTGAGGAACTCGAACCTCACCTCCGTACGTGGGAGACACGCGTTCATCCGGAAGATATCGATGAAGTTAGAGCTGCACTTGATACGCATATCCAGCAGAACACGGATTACTACGACACCGAACACCGAATGCGAACTGCTGATGGTGAGTGGAAGTGGATTCGGGATCTCGGTAAAATCGTTGACCGAGATGAAGACGGAGAGCCAATCCGTGCTGTCGGGATCCACCTCGATATCGACGAGTCCAAACAGTACCAACAGGAACTCGAACAGAAAACTGAGGAGCTAGAAGAGTTGACAACCCGTCTTGAAGAGCAGTATCTGACCTTGTTTGAGGAGGCTCCCGTGATGGCGGTCGTCACACGAACAGAGAACGGCCGACCAATTATCGAGGACTGCAATAACCAGTTCGCAGAAACGCTTGGATTCGAAACAGAGGCACTCATCGGAACCGACCTCACGGAATACTACACGCCTGCCTCGCGGGAGGCACTGATCGAAGATGGTGGATACGAACGATCTTTGAAGGATGAATTCACCAGAGAGTCCCGAGAGTTAGTAGCTGCTGACGGGGAGATCGTGGAGACCGTGTTGCGGGCAGTCCCACGAAAGGATCCAGCCGGCGCGGTCGTTGGCACGATGGCGATGTACCTCGACATTACGGAGCGCGAAGAAGTAAAGCGAGCTAACGAGCGGCTTGAGGAGTTTGCTAGCATAGTCTCACACGATCTTCGGAACCCGCTGAACGTTGCTTCAGGGCATCTTGAATTAGCGCGTGAGGACTGTGAGAGCCCAGACCTAGAGGCTGTTGAGCAGGCGCACGACCGGATGGATTCTCTCATTGAGGATCTACTTACGCTGGCCCGTGAGGGAGACGGTGCGACTAATACGAAAGCAGTCGATCTCAAAGCCGTCGTTGCAGAGTGTTGGGAAACCGTTGAAACAGCCGAAGCCTCGCTTAGTGTCGAAACTGATCAGACGATAGTGGCTGATGAACGTCGGCTCAAACAACTATTTGAGAATCTCATTCGAAATGCGGTCGAGCATGGTGGTAGTGCTGTGACCGTAACGGTCGGCGGACTAGAGGACGGCTTCTACATTGAGGACAATGGGCCAGGGATTCCGGAAGACGACGATGAAACCGTGTTTGAGGTGGGATATTCAACGAATTCCGAGGGTACCGGATTTGGACTGAGTATCGTGCAACAAATTGTTGAGGCCCACGATTGGAACATACGCGTTACTACTCGCTCGGGTGGTGGCGCGCGCTTCGAGATCGCGGGTGTTGAGTTCATTACCGAATAA
- a CDS encoding inorganic phosphate transporter produces MVETILLIGVVASIFVGFNIGGSSTGIAWGPPVGAGVVSKATAAVLMTFFVFLGGWTVGRNVLGTLSEGIITLEGGIPLAAGVAILFFIGLGILVANVFGVPVPTSMTTVGAIAGLGLATNTLNYALIAEIISWWFVTPIIGFWIGGVIGRYLYPAINQRVDIEKSAGPLLVFDRRGSVPKPTLGPNTTRSEVVSTAVVFVIACYMAFSAGASNVPNAAAPLVGTAGGLTDDTAIIIATLAIGIGAFTIARRTMESVGGELSDIPLLAALFVMLTASTITTVLSWLGIPISLVMATVMTIVGIGWGRATRPITVSDAVRRDVGDQEIAPGAITADQPRNKSAPIGEAEPDEVLNAGDLFNPRAIIKYISMWIIGPSMSTGLAYGFFVLFPGVV; encoded by the coding sequence ATGGTAGAAACGATTCTGCTGATCGGAGTCGTCGCTTCTATATTCGTCGGCTTCAACATCGGCGGTTCCTCGACGGGGATCGCGTGGGGGCCGCCCGTCGGTGCCGGAGTAGTAAGTAAAGCGACCGCTGCGGTACTCATGACGTTTTTCGTCTTCCTCGGTGGGTGGACAGTTGGCCGTAACGTTCTTGGAACGCTGAGTGAGGGAATCATCACGCTCGAAGGCGGCATTCCACTGGCCGCAGGTGTCGCGATCCTCTTTTTTATCGGCCTTGGGATCCTCGTGGCGAACGTCTTCGGCGTTCCCGTCCCAACCTCCATGACGACCGTCGGTGCGATCGCGGGACTCGGGCTCGCAACAAATACGCTCAACTACGCGCTGATCGCCGAGATTATCTCGTGGTGGTTTGTGACGCCGATCATCGGGTTCTGGATCGGCGGTGTTATCGGGCGATATCTGTATCCAGCGATCAATCAGCGGGTCGATATCGAGAAATCGGCTGGACCGCTCCTCGTGTTCGACCGAAGAGGATCCGTTCCGAAACCAACCCTCGGACCGAACACGACGCGGTCGGAGGTTGTGAGTACGGCTGTCGTCTTCGTTATCGCATGTTACATGGCGTTTAGCGCAGGAGCGAGTAACGTTCCGAACGCCGCAGCACCGCTCGTGGGGACGGCTGGCGGCCTCACCGACGACACTGCCATCATCATCGCCACGCTGGCGATCGGCATCGGTGCGTTCACGATCGCTCGCCGAACAATGGAGTCGGTCGGCGGCGAACTGAGCGATATCCCGTTACTCGCCGCTCTGTTTGTCATGTTGACAGCATCGACAATCACGACAGTGCTGTCCTGGCTCGGGATTCCAATCAGCCTCGTGATGGCGACGGTCATGACCATCGTCGGCATCGGCTGGGGGCGCGCGACTCGGCCGATAACGGTCAGCGACGCAGTGCGCCGTGACGTGGGAGATCAAGAAATAGCACCCGGAGCGATTACTGCCGATCAGCCGCGCAACAAGTCTGCACCGATCGGCGAGGCGGAGCCGGACGAAGTTCTCAACGCTGGCGATCTATTCAACCCACGAGCCATCATTAAATACATCTCGATGTGGATTATCGGCCCGTCGATGTCGACCGGACTTGCCTACGGCTTCTTCGTGCTCTTTCCGGGCGTCGTCTAG
- the hisA gene encoding 1-(5-phosphoribosyl)-5-[(5-phosphoribosylamino)methylideneamino]imidazole-4-carboxamide isomerase, whose product MSAFPEFEVVPAVDLQDGEVVQLVQGERGTEKRYGDPVEAAERWIDQGAATLHLVDLDGAFEGERANADAVERIVEATDVSLQLGGGIRTAADAADLLDRGIDRVIMGTAAVNDPDLVAEISADYPGSVVVSLDAKDGEVVVEGWTEGTGINPAEAAARYEELGAGAILFTDVDVEGRLEGVQTEPVRKVVEAVDIPVIASGGVASIDDIRDLRAAGASAVVVGSALYEGEFTLEEARAALE is encoded by the coding sequence ATGAGTGCATTTCCCGAGTTCGAGGTCGTCCCCGCGGTCGACCTGCAGGACGGCGAGGTCGTCCAGCTGGTACAGGGCGAGCGCGGCACCGAGAAACGCTATGGTGATCCTGTCGAGGCTGCCGAGCGCTGGATCGATCAGGGCGCGGCGACGCTCCACCTCGTCGATCTGGACGGCGCGTTCGAGGGCGAGCGCGCGAACGCCGACGCCGTCGAGCGGATCGTCGAAGCCACGGACGTCTCCCTGCAACTGGGCGGCGGGATTCGCACCGCCGCCGACGCAGCGGACCTGCTGGATCGGGGAATCGACCGGGTCATCATGGGAACTGCCGCGGTGAACGACCCCGACCTCGTCGCCGAGATCAGCGCGGACTACCCCGGGAGCGTCGTCGTGAGCCTCGACGCGAAAGACGGCGAAGTCGTCGTCGAGGGCTGGACCGAAGGGACGGGAATCAACCCTGCGGAGGCCGCCGCCCGGTACGAGGAACTGGGGGCGGGGGCGATCCTCTTTACCGACGTCGACGTCGAGGGGCGGCTCGAGGGCGTCCAGACCGAGCCGGTCAGGAAGGTGGTGGAGGCGGTCGACATCCCCGTGATCGCCAGCGGCGGCGTCGCCTCCATCGACGACATCCGCGACCTGCGCGCTGCGGGCGCGAGCGCTGTGGTCGTCGGGAGCGCGCTGTACGAAGGGGAGTTCACGCTCGAAGAGGCGCGAGCGGCCCTGGAGTAA
- a CDS encoding inorganic phosphate transporter, translating to MIEPLLLIGLVVAIFVGYNIGGATTGPAFGPAVGADVITKTAAAAFMSVFFFVGAFTIGREVVDTLSEGLIDPGVFTLQTSITVLFFIGFALFIGNFFGVPASTSMTTVGAIAALGSASGTLNWAELGTIVTWWLVAPLIGFWVCGVIGRYFYPRINAWINIQRSDNELFIIDTSRRIPRVTISEESTRRELFGAGIVIAIGCLMAFSSGTSNIANAIAPLVGSGDLEMNTGIIIGSVAVGIGAFTIGRRTMETLGNDITHLPLTAAIVIATVSSFIVVALSALGIPASFVVIATMGIVGLGWGRATRTVGVREGVRGEKEATVSVGALSADKEGEELPDIGEEEPEDIPSAGDLFDPGTTGRVILLQNLVPAISTIGAYLVFRFVPVFPF from the coding sequence GTGATCGAACCGCTACTACTGATCGGACTCGTCGTAGCGATCTTCGTCGGCTACAATATCGGGGGAGCGACGACCGGCCCGGCGTTCGGACCGGCAGTCGGTGCCGACGTCATTACGAAGACCGCGGCGGCGGCCTTTATGTCCGTATTCTTCTTCGTCGGCGCGTTCACGATCGGTCGAGAGGTCGTCGACACGCTGAGTGAAGGGCTGATCGATCCGGGCGTGTTCACCCTGCAAACCAGTATTACCGTGCTGTTCTTTATCGGGTTCGCGCTGTTTATCGGGAACTTCTTCGGCGTCCCCGCGTCGACGTCGATGACGACCGTCGGCGCGATCGCGGCGCTGGGGTCGGCGAGTGGCACGCTCAACTGGGCGGAACTCGGGACGATCGTTACCTGGTGGCTGGTCGCACCGCTGATCGGCTTCTGGGTCTGTGGAGTGATCGGTCGGTACTTCTACCCGCGGATTAACGCCTGGATCAACATCCAGCGCAGCGACAACGAGTTGTTTATTATCGACACCTCGAGACGGATCCCACGGGTGACAATCAGCGAGGAGTCCACGAGACGCGAGCTGTTCGGTGCCGGGATCGTCATCGCGATCGGCTGTCTGATGGCGTTTAGCTCGGGGACGAGTAACATCGCCAACGCGATCGCTCCGCTGGTCGGCAGCGGTGATCTAGAGATGAACACAGGGATCATTATCGGCAGCGTTGCAGTCGGGATCGGTGCGTTCACGATCGGTCGCCGGACGATGGAGACACTGGGCAACGATATCACCCATCTCCCGCTGACGGCCGCGATCGTCATTGCGACCGTCAGTTCCTTCATCGTCGTCGCGCTGTCGGCGCTAGGTATCCCCGCGAGTTTCGTCGTCATCGCGACGATGGGCATCGTGGGACTCGGCTGGGGGCGTGCGACCCGGACGGTCGGCGTCCGGGAAGGGGTCCGGGGGGAAAAAGAGGCGACCGTCTCCGTGGGAGCGCTGTCAGCCGATAAAGAGGGCGAGGAACTGCCCGATATCGGCGAGGAAGAGCCCGAGGACATCCCGAGCGCGGGCGATCTGTTCGATCCTGGAACGACCGGTCGAGTGATTTTGCTCCAGAACCTCGTCCCCGCCATTTCGACGATCGGTGCGTATCTCGTCTTCCGGTTCGTACCGGTGTTCCCTTTTTAA
- a CDS encoding universal stress protein — MVSRVLVPMDDSEHAEDALKYAFENYPDAEITVLHVVGVPSMMMGDATALALEDDIEKAAAERAEPVFERANRLANDRDRNIETVVGIGHPAKNILNRAEKYDTIVLGAHGADWSRVSHRFLVGNVAETVSKRATVPVVLVR; from the coding sequence ATGGTCTCACGAGTTCTCGTCCCGATGGACGACTCTGAACACGCCGAAGATGCACTCAAATACGCGTTTGAGAACTACCCAGACGCCGAAATAACCGTTCTCCACGTCGTCGGCGTACCGTCGATGATGATGGGAGATGCCACGGCACTGGCACTGGAAGACGATATCGAGAAAGCCGCTGCGGAACGCGCTGAACCGGTCTTCGAACGAGCGAACAGGCTCGCAAACGACCGGGATCGGAATATCGAAACGGTAGTCGGGATCGGGCATCCAGCCAAAAACATCCTCAACCGGGCGGAAAAGTATGACACGATCGTGCTCGGCGCTCACGGGGCGGACTGGAGCCGCGTGTCACATCGGTTTCTCGTCGGGAACGTCGCCGAAACGGTATCGAAGCGGGCGACGGTTCCCGTGGTACTCGTTCGGTAG
- the hisB gene encoding imidazoleglycerol-phosphate dehydratase HisB, producing the protein MTDRAAAVTRETAETEIDVTVEIDGDGDAAVDTGIGFFDHMLESFAKHGLFDLTVECDGDLEIDDHHTVEDVAIVLGEAFEEALGDKRGIVRYADRTVPLDEAVAGVVVDVSGRPLFRFEGEFSQASVGGMTSHMAKHFLRSLSMNAGLTLHAEVTGENAHHEIEALFKATARALDDATRIDERRSDTPSTKGEL; encoded by the coding sequence ATGACCGACCGCGCCGCGGCAGTTACCCGCGAGACGGCCGAGACCGAGATCGACGTCACCGTCGAGATCGACGGAGACGGCGACGCCGCCGTCGACACCGGAATCGGCTTCTTCGATCACATGCTCGAATCGTTCGCCAAACACGGCCTCTTCGATCTGACGGTCGAGTGTGACGGCGATCTGGAGATCGACGACCACCACACCGTCGAGGACGTCGCCATCGTGCTCGGCGAGGCGTTCGAGGAGGCGCTCGGCGACAAGCGCGGGATCGTCCGCTACGCCGACCGAACGGTGCCCCTCGACGAGGCCGTCGCCGGGGTCGTCGTCGACGTGAGCGGTCGCCCGCTCTTCCGATTCGAGGGCGAGTTCTCGCAGGCCTCGGTGGGCGGGATGACCAGCCACATGGCGAAACACTTCCTGCGCTCGTTGTCGATGAACGCCGGGCTCACCCTCCACGCCGAGGTGACTGGGGAGAACGCCCACCACGAGATCGAGGCACTGTTCAAGGCGACGGCACGCGCGCTCGACGACGCGACTCGGATCGACGAGCGACGGAGCGACACGCCGAGCACGAAAGGCGAACTCTAG
- the fer gene encoding ferredoxin Fer, with translation MPTVEYLNYEVLDDQGWDMDDDDLFDQAADAGLDAEDYGSLEVNEGEYILEAAEAQGYDWPFSCRAGACANCAAIVFEGEIDMDMQQILSDEEVEEKGVRLTCIGSPDAEEVKIVYNAKHLDYLQNRVI, from the coding sequence ATGCCCACTGTAGAATACCTCAATTACGAAGTGCTGGACGACCAGGGCTGGGACATGGACGACGACGACCTCTTCGATCAGGCTGCCGACGCTGGCCTCGACGCCGAGGACTACGGCTCCCTCGAAGTGAACGAAGGCGAGTACATTCTCGAAGCCGCCGAGGCGCAGGGCTACGACTGGCCCTTCTCGTGTCGCGCCGGTGCCTGTGCGAACTGCGCAGCGATCGTCTTCGAAGGCGAAATCGACATGGACATGCAGCAGATCCTCAGCGACGAGGAAGTCGAAGAGAAAGGCGTTCGCCTGACCTGTATCGGCAGCCCCGACGCCGAGGAAGTCAAGATCGTCTACAACGCGAAACACCTCGATTACCTGCAGAACCGCGTCATCTAA
- a CDS encoding amino acid-binding protein, with protein sequence MFDEIMEKFEGSPSQQAVIRLLLERGFSVNDDGRVVSGGIEIPNTGIAREIDVDRRVVDSTTDAILADEELTRIFQNISQVPSLMDLAPVLDLTVLSIEVTDAEQEGIVARVTGLLAEEGVSIRQTISEDPEFTDEPRLYIVTDQELPGSLINDLSDLSFVRSIELK encoded by the coding sequence ATGTTCGACGAGATCATGGAGAAGTTCGAGGGGAGCCCGTCACAGCAGGCGGTGATCCGCTTGCTGTTGGAACGTGGCTTCTCGGTCAACGACGATGGCCGTGTCGTCTCTGGCGGGATCGAGATTCCGAACACCGGGATCGCCCGCGAGATTGATGTCGATCGCCGGGTCGTCGATTCGACGACCGACGCCATACTCGCAGACGAAGAGCTCACGCGGATCTTTCAGAACATCTCGCAGGTCCCCAGCCTGATGGATCTCGCCCCCGTTCTCGATCTCACCGTCCTATCGATAGAGGTCACCGACGCCGAACAGGAAGGAATCGTCGCCAGAGTGACCGGCCTGCTCGCCGAGGAAGGCGTGTCGATCCGCCAGACGATCAGCGAGGATCCCGAGTTCACCGACGAGCCACGGCTCTACATCGTCACCGATCAGGAGTTGCCCGGCTCTCTGATCAATGACCTCTCCGATCTCTCTTTTGTCCGCTCGATCGAACTGAAATGA
- a CDS encoding HalOD1 output domain-containing protein, translating to MAENFRYEPNEGESLSMAVVSAVALAHNEGVLEQDWIINNDINPDALDGLFQDEHLNMTLRFEADTTTVTIDADEHGNPVIEIESHR from the coding sequence GTGGCTGAGAATTTTCGCTATGAGCCGAACGAAGGCGAATCGTTGAGTATGGCTGTTGTGAGCGCAGTTGCGCTGGCACATAACGAGGGAGTGCTTGAACAGGATTGGATAATAAACAATGATATCAACCCTGACGCGCTTGATGGGTTATTTCAAGACGAACACCTGAACATGACCCTCCGGTTTGAGGCAGATACAACAACGGTCACTATCGATGCCGACGAGCATGGAAATCCTGTGATCGAGATTGAGTCACACCGCTAA
- a CDS encoding UPF0058 family protein: MGDGVASHTVRIQELIYLHALLLEMRQYLEQEDNVPYGAFEPYDAQPIRPSHIHRQKDGHKNAIDLLLNGFEQCVQTHPPPDYTLPSEI; encoded by the coding sequence ATGGGAGATGGTGTGGCATCTCATACTGTGAGGATCCAAGAACTCATCTACCTTCACGCGCTACTGCTCGAAATGCGTCAGTACCTCGAACAGGAGGATAACGTGCCATACGGTGCATTTGAGCCCTACGATGCACAACCGATTCGCCCGTCCCATATCCATCGCCAGAAGGACGGACACAAGAACGCAATTGACCTGCTACTGAACGGTTTCGAACAATGCGTTCAAACACATCCACCACCAGACTACACACTTCCTTCCGAAATATGA